AAATAATTCAGGAACGCCTTGAGCGGGATTTTGACCAGATTGTAATTTTTACTGCTCCAAGTGTAAAGTACAAAGTAAAGATTCCCGGCCACGAAGAAATTTTTGTAGACAATCCTGCTGACTATCCTGAAGGAAAAATCGAGTCGTCGCAAGAACCGTACATAAAAGCTTCAATAATAACTCCTGCCGAATATCTTGGCTCTATTATGGAACTTTGCCGTCTAAAGCGCGGAACGCAAAAAAATATGCAGTACCTTGACGAAAAGCGTGTTGAGCTTACTTATGAAATGCCGCTTTCCGAAGTTCTTTTTGACTTTTATGACAAGCTGAAATCTTACAGCCGCGGATATGCAAGCTTTGACTATGAAGTTATTGACTACCGTCCGACTGACTTGATAAAAATTGATATTCTAATAAATTCAAAGCCTGTTGACGCATTGGCTCAGCTTTGCTACAGACCGAGTGCTGTTGAGCGCGCAAAAGTTGTCTGTGAACGCTTAAAAGGAGAAATCGCTCGCCAGCAGTTCAAGGTTGCAATTCAAGGCGCAATCGGAAGCCAGATAATTGCAAGAGAAACTGTAAATCCTGTTAGAAAAGACGTTCTTGCAAAATGCTACGGCGGAGACGTAACTAGAAAACGCAAGCTTCTTGAAAAGCAAAAAGCCGGAAAAAAGAGAATGCTTATGGCCGGAAACGTGGAGCTTCCGCAGAGCGCATTCCTTGCTGTCTTAAAGGAAAAAGAAGACTCTTAAAAATTAAAGCGGCTTGTTTTCCCTCATGGCGATTTCAAGCTGCTTTATAAAAAAATCTGTTTCTGCCCTGATTCTTTTTAGAAACGACTGCTCCATTTTGAATGCGTAGCCATCTGGAAAATGCAAAAAAAGATATTCCCGTTCTTCTACAATTTTTTTTATCTGCTCGCTAAGAGAAATTTCTTCAGGCAAGTTGTTTCTAAAAGGAGACTTTTCTCCATCTGAAAGCAGGCTTCTAAGTTCTTCAAGTTTTCTTTTTTCCTTTTCACAGAAATTAAAAATATTTTTATGCGATTCGCATTTTGCTTTTTGCAGATTTCCTTTTGTTGTAAAAAGTTTGCTTTGAGGTATTCCAAGATTTATTCCTGTGCTTGAGCAGTCAAAAAGATTTTTTTCATTTTTAAACATCAACTTGAACTGCTGAGCGTACTGCAAAAGAATTTTTGTGCTGCATATTTTTTTTCCGTTTTTTGAAATGACAGTTTGCGCTGCCATGGAAAAAGATGCATCGTAGTTTTCAATAGGCAAAAGCCTGCTGGAATTTATAAGGTGTTGCTTTAAAGCCATAGTGCCTTTTGCGTGCGTTGTTCCTATGCTGTAGCTAAAATCCAAGCCTGCAACAAAAACTGGAACAGAAGAACTGCTTCTGAGCTTTAGCGCAATGTATGTTGCCGCAAGCCCAACAGAGCCCATCGGCTCAATAAAATTTTTAATGACATTTTCTTTCTTTAGATTATCAAAAAAAATTCCATCCGCATATTTTGTCGCAAACCAGATTATATTTCCGCCAAGAATTTTTGTGGCTTCTGGCCTTGCGCACAAATCTGCAAACAAAAGAATTTTTTTGTTTTTTGCACCTAAAAACGTTTTTTCAATTGCAAGCTGGCTTTCCATTGTAACAACTGCGTCCGGCGTTATGTTTCTTGCTAGCAGCGGAGATAAAGCAGCGTCAACTGCGATTATAAAAAAGTCGTTTGGAGAAAAACTTGAATACGGTAAAGTGTCCAGTCCTTCGCCTGCGCCCAAAACTAGCAACGGTTTTGAAACTGTTTTTGCAACATCTTCCAATGTTTTTGAATATTCAAGACGTGCAATGTTCCTTAAAAAGTTCTTGGAAAAAAGACGACCGAATTTTACAAGTGTGATTCTGTTTTTCCAGAATGTAGCGATTATTTCGCTTATTGCGTTGACTGTAAAATCAAACTTTTCTTTTGAAAAACTTACTCCCGCGCTAAAGTCGATTTTCAATGTGCGCTTTATGCTTCCGGCTTTGCAAATGTTTCTTACAAATAAATCTATTTTTTCGCCTTCATTTAACTTGAACAACGGAATGTCTGCGCTATTGTTTTGCATTGCAAGTTCAAAAAGATTCTCGTCATTTTCCAGCGCGATGATTTCACAATTTTCCGGCAGCAGTGATTTTAATTTTTCAATTCCGTACCAAAGAAGGGGAGAGCAGATTACAACAAGTGTTCCGCTTAAAAACTGCATTTTGTCTATGTTAGCTTCAATTGCCTTTGCAGGATTGTACTTTGAATATAAAAAGCGGCCTTTGTATTCTACTGTCTTTAAAACAGAAAAGCCCTGACCGGCACTTACCAGACGGGGCTTCTCCTGAACTGATTCGTTCAATTTATTTCCTGTTTTTGTTTTCGCTCATAAGCGTAATGTAAGTTGCAAAGAAATTGTCTACAACTTTTGGATTTGCAAAAAGAGCTGAATTTGCTGTGTTCAAGTCTGCGTTGCGGATTTCTGTTTCGCTTGCATCTTCCACTTCTTCAGTCTGAATACCTGTGCATTTAAGAACAAGAACATTTGAACCAAGAATAAACGGCGAGCTGATTTCATCCTGCTTTAAAGAAAATGCTGTCTTGTACGCAGCTTCATTTGAAGCGATTCTTGCGAGCGGTCCAGTTTCAGAAACAGAAGAATAAATGCTTGAGCTTCCATAGTTTACAGGAAAAGGCTGAACTTCTGTTTTTTCCACATTGAACTTTTTGCACGCGCTGTCAAAACTTGAAATGGCGGCTTCTGAAACAAAGTTTTCCGCAATCTCAAGAAAGTAGTTTTCAATGTAGCTTTTTTCATTTGAGTTTATGTAGCCAAGAACTGCATCCTGAACCGCGCTGTCTTCAAAGTTTGCCGCCGCTACAGAACCGTCGCACTTGAAAATTGAATATCCGCGTTTTGTTTTTATAACTGCGCTGATTTCATCTTTCTGAAGTTTTTCAAGCTCTGCAAGTGAATCCGCATTGTCAAGCATATTTTCAATTTGATAGCGGTATGCGCCGGCATTTTTTCCTTCCGCATCAGAATAATATTTCTGGGACTTTTCGCTTGCGGCATCTGCAAATGTAATTTCGTTTCCGTTTATCTGCTTCAAAAGAGCCTTTGCTTCCTGCTCATCGTCAACAGTAATTACAGAAAGGTCGTATTTGATGAATTTCTCAGCATTTTCTTTTCCGAATTTTACAGCTTCTTCTTTTGGAAAATTTGAAGTGCTGAATGCAACTGCGTCAAATGAATGTTTTTCCGCTCCCATTGAAGCAAGAAATTTCTTTTCCGCGCCGCTTCTTTTAAGTCCGTACAATTCAGTTCCGTTGAAAGAAACTTCGTTGTCAGTTCCGAACAAATCGTAGAAATAGCGTCTGTAAACAAGGCTTTCTTCGATGTCCTTTCTTAGTTTTTCAAGATCAACTGCGCTCGCCTGATTGTAAGCTTTCTGTGAGAATTTTCCTGTTGAAGGATCTGTGAATCTTTCAATTACGGCTCTGTTTACAGCTTCTTTTGGAACTATGTAGCCTGATTTTTTTACTGAATCAGTGAACGCCATGTTGATTACAGTCTGATAAAAAGCTTCTCTCATAATGCGGTAGTAGGAATTTTCATCAACTTTGTATCCGCCAGCCTGATATGACTGCGCAAGATTTGAAACTGTAATAAAGAACTTTGAACCCGGCTCGTAAGTTATGTTTTTTCCGTTGTAAGAACCGTAAGAGCTTACCTTCTGCTTGTTAAAAATTGACTGAAAAACTGCGCTTGCTCCAAAGGGAAGAAATACCAGCGCCGAAATTACAAGTATGATTACAGCTCCGATTTTTGAACTGTCTTTTTTTGTTTTCTGTTCAGTGATTTTGTTTTCTTGATCCATAAGAAGATTCATCCTTTTTATATATAAATAGAAGTGAAACTATTTTATCATTGTAAAATGCAAGTGTCAATGTAGAAACTTTTCTGCGCATTTTGTCTTTCAATACACAAAGTTTCAGTTTCATGCTATACTAAATTCATTCGGAGGAATTATGATTCAAAAAACATTGAAAGAGGCTCTTTCTAAAAACGAATATCCAGGACGCGGAATTATTGTAGGAAAATCCGCAGACGGAAATTATGCGGTTTCTGCATATTGGATTATGGGGAGAAGCGAAAACAGCCGCAATAGAATTTTTGTGGAAGACGGAAACGGAATCCGCACGCAGGCATTTGACCCTTCAAAACTTACAGACCCAAGCCTTATAATTTATGCGCCTGTAAAAGTTCTTGGCTCAAAGACAATTGTAACAAACGGCGACCAGACAGACACAGTTTACGACGGACTTAAAAACGGACTTAGCTTTGAAAAATCCTTGCAGTCAAGAAAGTTTGAGCCTGATTCTCCGAATTTTACACCACGCATTTCAGCCTTGCTTGAAGTTGAAAACGGCAGTTTTAATTTTTCAATGTCGATTTTAAAAAGCGACTGCGGAAACGAATCTTCTGTAAACAGATACACTTTTGACTTTGAAAATCCGCGCGCAGGAATCGGCCGCTACATTCACACTTATATGCAGAACGGAAATCCTCTTCCTAGCTTTGAAGGCGAGCCTGAGATTTTGGAGCTGGACGGAACTTCTATAGAAGAAACTGCAAATTCAATTTGGGAAAACTTGAACGAAGACAACAAAGTTTCGCTTTTTGTGCGCTTTATTGAAATTGCGACAGGAAAAGTTCAGACAAAAATTATAAACAAAAACTAAGATAAATATTATTTCAGCGATTTCAAGAGGGCAAGAACTTTTTGGAACGCTGAATTTTCCTTTTTCATTTCTCTGGAACCTCTCGTGATGTTGCACAAAGACAAATTGTATTTTTTTGCAATTTCGCGCTGGGTTGTTCCTTCGTCAAGTTCCTTTACAAGGCTCCATCTCTTGGAAAAATCCTTCAATTCAGACTTTGTAAAAAGACAGCCGAAAAAATCAAATATAAGATTTTCGTCCTGAATTTTTGAAAGAAGCATACATATTTCTTTAATCTGATCGTTCTGGCTGTTTTTTGTTTCTGGCATTTTTACCTCTAAAAGAATGATAATCCAATTGCATTAAAAAAGCAAACTGTCTTTAAAATAAAAAGACCGGCTTTTACACCGGCCATGCCTTTTGGCATCCAGGCTCCAATGGGTGGGAGGGGATAAATTGAACACCTGGTAATTTATATATCGGAGCGCATTCCGTTTTTCTTGAATTGTTTTTTTACTGTTTAAATATTTGTTGAATTTGCGGCTTTATTCGTCTGTTTCTTCAATATTTGCGTCAATGTTTACAGAAATGTTGTAGCTTCGTCCGTCCAATGCGGAAACTGTCTTTGTTATTTCGTAGTCGCCCACAATGAATTTTACGGTGTGGTCGCCGCACGTTGTGTAGAACTGTTCTACTGGAGCTGTGTATTCGTCATTGTCGAATGTTATTTTTGTGCCTTCAGGCGCAATGAGTCTGATTATCGGCTTTATTTCCCTAAGCGAAATTTCAATATTTGAAGTCTTTGCCTGCTCAACGCTCACTGTTCGCACTTCATTGCGGTAAAAGTCGCTTACAATGTTTACGTTATGGCTTCCTGCTGGAACAAGAATGTCTTTTTTTCCAAGCTCCGACTGCTTTCCGTCAACAAAAACAGTGAATTCTTTTGCTTCTTCGTTTTCTGGAGAATTTATGGCAAGCGAAATTTTTCCTTCATTTGAAAGAATCGGATATGCGCACACGCTGAATTTTGACTTTGAAATGGAATCGCTTGAGCCTTTCATCGCAAGCTGAAGCCTGAAGAACAAAAATCCGTCGGCATTTGCAGGAATCATCTGCGCCGTGTACGAATATGCGTCGCTTTTTATTGAACTGTTTTTATTGGTTGGAACTTTTATATTAAAACTTAAACTTTCGCCGAACGTTCCGACTTCCGCCCTTGTTCCGTTGTAGTCAATCAGCTTGGCGTCTGGAGCTGGAGAAATTCCTGAATACAAAGACCAGGCAACGGAATCCCGC
The sequence above is drawn from the uncultured Treponema sp. genome and encodes:
- a CDS encoding Trp family transcriptional regulator, with translation MPETKNSQNDQIKEICMLLSKIQDENLIFDFFGCLFTKSELKDFSKRWSLVKELDEGTTQREIAKKYNLSLCNITRGSREMKKENSAFQKVLALLKSLK
- a CDS encoding peptidylprolyl isomerase → MDQENKITEQKTKKDSSKIGAVIILVISALVFLPFGASAVFQSIFNKQKVSSYGSYNGKNITYEPGSKFFITVSNLAQSYQAGGYKVDENSYYRIMREAFYQTVINMAFTDSVKKSGYIVPKEAVNRAVIERFTDPSTGKFSQKAYNQASAVDLEKLRKDIEESLVYRRYFYDLFGTDNEVSFNGTELYGLKRSGAEKKFLASMGAEKHSFDAVAFSTSNFPKEEAVKFGKENAEKFIKYDLSVITVDDEQEAKALLKQINGNEITFADAASEKSQKYYSDAEGKNAGAYRYQIENMLDNADSLAELEKLQKDEISAVIKTKRGYSIFKCDGSVAAANFEDSAVQDAVLGYINSNEKSYIENYFLEIAENFVSEAAISSFDSACKKFNVEKTEVQPFPVNYGSSSIYSSVSETGPLARIASNEAAYKTAFSLKQDEISSPFILGSNVLVLKCTGIQTEEVEDASETEIRNADLNTANSALFANPKVVDNFFATYITLMSENKNRK
- a CDS encoding 6-hydroxymethylpterin diphosphokinase MptE-like protein, encoding MNESVQEKPRLVSAGQGFSVLKTVEYKGRFLYSKYNPAKAIEANIDKMQFLSGTLVVICSPLLWYGIEKLKSLLPENCEIIALENDENLFELAMQNNSADIPLFKLNEGEKIDLFVRNICKAGSIKRTLKIDFSAGVSFSKEKFDFTVNAISEIIATFWKNRITLVKFGRLFSKNFLRNIARLEYSKTLEDVAKTVSKPLLVLGAGEGLDTLPYSSFSPNDFFIIAVDAALSPLLARNITPDAVVTMESQLAIEKTFLGAKNKKILLFADLCARPEATKILGGNIIWFATKYADGIFFDNLKKENVIKNFIEPMGSVGLAATYIALKLRSSSSVPVFVAGLDFSYSIGTTHAKGTMALKQHLINSSRLLPIENYDASFSMAAQTVISKNGKKICSTKILLQYAQQFKLMFKNEKNLFDCSSTGINLGIPQSKLFTTKGNLQKAKCESHKNIFNFCEKEKRKLEELRSLLSDGEKSPFRNNLPEEISLSEQIKKIVEEREYLFLHFPDGYAFKMEQSFLKRIRAETDFFIKQLEIAMRENKPL
- a CDS encoding IMP cyclohydrolase, encoding MIQKTLKEALSKNEYPGRGIIVGKSADGNYAVSAYWIMGRSENSRNRIFVEDGNGIRTQAFDPSKLTDPSLIIYAPVKVLGSKTIVTNGDQTDTVYDGLKNGLSFEKSLQSRKFEPDSPNFTPRISALLEVENGSFNFSMSILKSDCGNESSVNRYTFDFENPRAGIGRYIHTYMQNGNPLPSFEGEPEILELDGTSIEETANSIWENLNEDNKVSLFVRFIEIATGKVQTKIINKN